The following proteins are encoded in a genomic region of Saccharopolyspora antimicrobica:
- a CDS encoding sensor histidine kinase, giving the protein MQVDPRAPELTAQDFVTMAHATRMCVLLHDAATKDILWANPAACEMLEWSVAELRPLKANDMSSSAQQYDRVIGRAWLQEAVDRGASRIEWHYRAKSGRVIPTDAVAVRVELERGPAVLVQFRDIEREQEVERQLRLTTSWVDALAHHTSTVALMLDAAGTIRFATNTALPLIGATAGEPLGPLTDHARLRLRGRVSTWDEVLSRADPVTSVQLEVDRPDQERVWLEGSLERLQESDGLLMILHDVSERVHGQVRREREMHRENYLARYTAMGDMAMAIAHELGQPLAAAANFLAGSRATAPADSRVGYGIDNAVRQIERAATIVSSVRAFVGHLEHVQQVADLNDILEECLYFVGLRAGPAGVEVRVDRSPEPVLVRCERVLTGQVVLNLCFNAIDEMAVCDPQRRQLTVTTRIDGDAGVLTVDDLGRGLRHDPFERTFTDKEHGSGIGLALSYRIITRQHGAIWGESRDEGGSRFGFSLPLAS; this is encoded by the coding sequence ATGCAGGTCGACCCGCGCGCGCCCGAGCTGACGGCGCAGGACTTCGTGACGATGGCGCACGCCACCCGGATGTGCGTGCTCCTGCACGACGCCGCGACCAAGGACATCCTCTGGGCCAACCCGGCGGCGTGCGAGATGCTGGAGTGGAGCGTCGCCGAGCTGCGCCCGCTCAAGGCCAACGACATGAGCAGCTCCGCGCAGCAGTACGACCGGGTGATCGGCCGCGCCTGGCTGCAGGAGGCCGTCGACCGGGGCGCGAGCCGGATCGAGTGGCACTACCGCGCGAAGTCGGGCCGGGTGATCCCGACCGATGCGGTGGCCGTCCGGGTCGAGCTGGAGCGCGGGCCCGCGGTCCTGGTGCAGTTCCGCGACATAGAGCGCGAGCAGGAGGTCGAGCGGCAGCTGCGGCTGACCACCTCGTGGGTCGACGCACTCGCCCACCACACCTCGACCGTGGCGCTGATGCTGGACGCCGCGGGCACCATCCGGTTCGCCACCAACACCGCGCTGCCGCTCATCGGCGCGACCGCGGGCGAGCCGCTCGGCCCGCTGACCGATCACGCCCGCCTGCGGCTGCGCGGCCGGGTGTCCACATGGGACGAGGTGCTGTCCCGTGCCGATCCGGTCACCTCGGTCCAGCTGGAGGTCGACCGGCCCGATCAGGAGCGGGTCTGGCTGGAGGGCAGCCTGGAGCGGCTGCAGGAGAGCGATGGGCTGCTGATGATCCTGCACGACGTCTCCGAGCGGGTCCACGGCCAGGTGCGCCGGGAGCGGGAGATGCACCGGGAGAACTACCTCGCCCGCTACACCGCGATGGGCGACATGGCGATGGCCATCGCGCACGAGCTCGGCCAGCCGCTGGCCGCGGCGGCCAACTTCCTGGCCGGTTCCCGCGCGACGGCGCCGGCCGATTCCCGCGTCGGCTACGGCATCGACAACGCCGTGCGGCAGATCGAGCGCGCGGCCACCATCGTCAGCTCGGTGCGCGCGTTCGTCGGCCACCTCGAACACGTGCAGCAGGTCGCTGACCTCAACGACATCCTGGAGGAGTGCCTGTACTTCGTCGGGTTGCGCGCGGGCCCGGCAGGCGTCGAGGTGCGGGTGGACCGCAGCCCGGAACCGGTGCTCGTCCGCTGCGAGCGGGTGCTGACCGGGCAGGTGGTGCTCAACCTGTGCTTCAACGCGATCGACGAGATGGCGGTCTGCGACCCGCAGCGGCGGCAGCTGACCGTCACAACCCGCATCGACGGTGACGCGGGCGTGCTGACCGTCGACGACCTGGGCCGCGGGCTGCGCCACGACCCGTTCGAGCGGACGTTCACCGACAAGGAGCACGGCAGCGGCATCGGTCTGGCCCTGAGCTACCGGATCATCACCCGCCAGCACGGCGCGATCTGGGGCGAGTCCCGGGACGAAGGCGGCTCGCGCTTCGGCTTCTCGCTCCCGCTCGCTTCGT
- a CDS encoding acyl-CoA dehydrogenase family protein: protein MVHTHQSDGVSFEDVLAELAERRAEFREQRYVPKDFIARLKQLGLYRAATPTRFGGEPLAPADFLARIERISVVDGSTGWVASFGSALVYLAALPLDTQAELYRNGPDVAFAGGLFPVQPAAPTETGFRVDGRWKFASGCMGADVLGVGIPGDESTGGKPRTAVLRPEQVEIVQDWDVVGMRGTGSFDLVVRDVEVPREWTFIRGGTPTVDEPLYRYPTIAYAAQVLAVVGAGVARAALDYAEEVGAGYAGVTGAPKLADRAYYRTEIAGAEASLHSARAWFYELSNEVWETVLAGDDATAEQNARLRLASAHLAKTSSDVVGRLLEISGTAPINTSHPLQLLHGDALVPKQHAFLGPSMYDAAGAVLMGMPPTTPGFR from the coding sequence ATGGTGCACACCCACCAGAGCGACGGTGTCAGCTTCGAGGACGTGCTGGCGGAGCTCGCCGAACGACGTGCCGAGTTCCGCGAGCAGCGCTACGTGCCGAAGGACTTCATCGCCCGGCTCAAGCAGCTGGGGCTCTACCGCGCCGCGACCCCGACGAGGTTCGGCGGCGAACCGCTCGCCCCCGCCGACTTCCTGGCGCGCATCGAGCGGATCTCGGTCGTGGACGGCTCCACCGGCTGGGTCGCCAGCTTCGGGTCCGCGCTCGTGTACCTCGCGGCGCTGCCGCTGGACACGCAGGCCGAGCTCTACCGCAACGGCCCGGACGTGGCCTTCGCCGGGGGACTGTTCCCGGTCCAGCCCGCCGCGCCGACCGAGACCGGGTTCCGGGTCGACGGCCGCTGGAAGTTCGCCAGCGGCTGCATGGGCGCCGACGTGCTCGGCGTGGGCATCCCGGGCGACGAGAGCACCGGCGGCAAACCGCGAACCGCGGTGCTGCGGCCCGAGCAGGTCGAGATCGTCCAGGACTGGGACGTCGTCGGGATGCGCGGAACCGGTTCGTTCGACCTGGTGGTGCGCGATGTCGAGGTCCCGCGCGAGTGGACCTTCATCCGCGGCGGAACGCCCACTGTGGACGAACCGCTCTACCGCTACCCGACGATCGCCTACGCCGCCCAGGTGCTGGCCGTCGTCGGCGCCGGAGTGGCGCGCGCGGCGCTCGACTACGCCGAGGAAGTCGGTGCCGGCTACGCCGGGGTCACGGGTGCCCCGAAGCTGGCCGACCGCGCCTACTACCGCACCGAGATCGCCGGTGCCGAGGCCTCGCTGCACTCGGCCAGGGCGTGGTTCTACGAGCTCAGCAACGAGGTCTGGGAGACCGTCCTGGCCGGTGACGACGCCACCGCGGAGCAGAACGCGCGGCTGCGGCTCGCCTCCGCGCACCTGGCCAAGACGTCGTCGGACGTCGTCGGCCGCCTGCTGGAGATCTCCGGCACGGCGCCGATCAACACCTCGCACCCGCTCCAGCTGCTGCACGGCGACGCCCTCGTCCCGAAGCAGCACGCCTTCCTCGGCCCGTCGATGTACGACGCGGCAGGCGCGGTCCTCATGGGGATGCCGCCCACCACCCCAGGTTTCCGCTGA
- a CDS encoding aromatic ring-hydroxylating oxygenase subunit alpha: protein MTDNTTAPAGLAAGDRVAGRLYTDPDIFDQELTRIFERTWVWVAHESELPGPGTFKSTHVGKQPVIVTRDRKGELRTLLNRCRHRGASICEKPSGKANGFTCPYHAWSYGLNGQLRGIPYPDGYEGVIDKSELSLKKLRTESYGGLVFATFNEDAEPLEEFLGDARLWIDRFMKQGGGYPIKVLGKHQFKFRGNWKIQLENTTDGYHFPIVHRSWMASVDAETADMMSFMTDPAAITHDLGNGHSVMQMVPEHSDLDADDGTEPLQGRFDDLVAELSKTLDEAQVRKLVRAMHGTGFNLNLFPNVSMSSAFFRVLRPVAVDETWIEHVAIGPDGPPEVDAVNRERLRIHEHFQGPFGFGTPDDAEGWDRVQRGAQGAPEMPILVNRGIGRETRSAEGWPTAHVTDETGMRAAYGKWKEMMGDD, encoded by the coding sequence ATGACCGACAACACCACCGCGCCCGCCGGGCTGGCCGCCGGGGACCGGGTCGCCGGCCGCCTCTACACCGACCCGGACATCTTCGACCAGGAGCTGACGCGGATCTTCGAGCGCACCTGGGTGTGGGTCGCGCACGAGAGCGAGCTGCCCGGGCCCGGCACCTTCAAGTCGACGCACGTCGGCAAGCAGCCGGTGATCGTCACCCGCGACCGCAAGGGCGAGCTGCGCACCCTGCTCAACCGGTGCCGCCACCGCGGCGCCAGCATCTGCGAGAAGCCCAGCGGCAAGGCCAACGGCTTCACCTGCCCGTACCACGCCTGGTCCTACGGCCTCAACGGGCAGCTGCGCGGCATCCCGTACCCGGACGGCTACGAGGGCGTCATCGACAAGTCCGAGCTGTCGCTGAAGAAGCTGCGCACCGAGAGCTACGGCGGCCTGGTGTTCGCGACGTTCAACGAGGACGCCGAGCCGTTGGAGGAGTTCCTCGGCGACGCCCGGCTGTGGATCGACCGGTTCATGAAGCAGGGCGGCGGCTACCCGATCAAGGTGCTGGGCAAGCACCAGTTCAAGTTCCGCGGCAACTGGAAGATCCAGCTGGAGAACACCACCGACGGCTACCACTTCCCGATCGTGCACCGGTCGTGGATGGCGTCGGTGGACGCCGAGACCGCGGACATGATGTCGTTCATGACCGACCCGGCCGCGATCACCCACGACCTCGGCAACGGGCACAGCGTGATGCAGATGGTGCCCGAGCACTCCGACCTCGACGCCGACGACGGCACCGAACCGCTCCAGGGCCGCTTCGACGACCTCGTGGCCGAGCTGTCGAAGACCCTCGACGAGGCGCAGGTGCGCAAGCTGGTCCGGGCCATGCACGGCACCGGGTTCAACCTCAACCTGTTCCCGAACGTCTCGATGTCCTCGGCGTTCTTCCGGGTGCTGCGCCCGGTCGCGGTCGACGAGACCTGGATCGAGCACGTTGCGATCGGCCCGGACGGCCCGCCCGAGGTCGACGCCGTCAACCGCGAGCGGCTGCGCATCCACGAGCACTTCCAGGGCCCGTTCGGCTTCGGCACGCCCGATGACGCCGAGGGCTGGGACCGGGTGCAGCGCGGCGCGCAGGGCGCACCGGAGATGCCGATCCTGGTCAACCGCGGCATCGGCCGCGAGACGCGCAGCGCTGAGGGCTGGCCGACCGCGCACGTCACCGACGAGACCGGGATGCGCGCGGCCTACGGCAAGTGGAAGGAGATGATGGGCGATGACTGA
- a CDS encoding aromatic-ring-hydroxylating dioxygenase subunit beta, with translation MTDATTVLSTTDPRVVRAIELIWREAELLDRKDYTAWNGLYADDGLYIIPIDPHTEDFANTLNMVYDDARMRQMRVTRMIEGYAIAAVDAARTVRTVSRFVPESVADDEVVLRSAQILIAYKRGRHDIWAGDLVHRIRLSEAGEDRIAQKVVRLVDSEEAVPAAGFLL, from the coding sequence ATGACTGACGCGACGACCGTGCTGTCGACGACCGATCCCCGCGTCGTCCGGGCGATCGAGCTGATCTGGCGAGAGGCCGAGCTGCTCGACCGCAAGGACTACACCGCCTGGAACGGTCTCTACGCGGACGACGGGCTCTACATCATCCCGATCGACCCGCACACCGAGGACTTCGCGAACACGCTGAACATGGTCTACGACGATGCCCGCATGCGGCAGATGCGCGTGACCCGCATGATCGAGGGCTACGCGATCGCGGCGGTGGACGCCGCCCGCACGGTGCGCACGGTGTCCCGCTTCGTGCCGGAGTCGGTGGCCGACGACGAGGTCGTGTTGCGGTCGGCGCAGATCCTCATCGCCTACAAGCGCGGCCGCCACGACATCTGGGCCGGCGACCTGGTGCACCGGATCCGTCTCTCGGAGGCTGGTGAGGACCGCATCGCGCAGAAGGTCGTGCGGCTGGTGGACAGCGAAGAAGCCGTGCCCGCCGCTGGATTCCTGCTGTGA